DNA from Bacteroidota bacterium:
TATCAGGATTTGATTGCTCAGTATGCAAAAGAAAAATTGGTAATCGTCTGCTCGAATTACAACAAGGAGGAATATTCTTTTTGTGATAAGGAATTGGTTCTTAAAAGTTATTAGTCCTCATGCCGGCTGAGGTGGCGGTGGCGTTAGAAGCGGAAGCGAGAAGGTGAGGGTTTTTGTTTGCCCCAAGCCGATGGAAATATTGTCTTGCTGAACGGGTGTGTGGTTGGGTGAGGTGACGAGGATTGAATAGATGCCTTTGCGGAATTCTTTGAGTTCGGTATTTCCGCTGGCATCGGTGAAGGCAACTTTAGCCGTGTTTACCGCCTGAACTTTTGCGCCTTCGATGGGAGCGGGCTGGGTGGTTCTGGGTGTTGCGGTTTGTTCGAGGACGAGGATTTTGAAGGTGGTGGAGTGCTTGGGCGGGTCAATTATTTCGCGGGAGTTTTTGTAGGTGGAGACGAAATCGGGATTGGCATTGGACTGTGCAACTACTAAGCTATCTAACTGGCGTTCGAGAAAGAGCAGGTGTTTTTTAATTACGTCATCAATATTTTGGGTATAGGTTTGACGGTTATTTATGGCTCCGCCTGTGAGGGGAACGATGGCTGTGTAATCGTTGATGGAGGCGAGTAGTTCGCCCAGCATGGCGGCAGTGAGACCGAAGGGAATGAGTGTGGCTGCGTTTGCGTTACTGATGTTATACATATTTTGCGCTATGGGAGCGGCAAGTCCGTCTAGAGTTTCTCTGATTTTAGATATTGAAATGTTGAGGGCTTGAAAGATTTCATCGTTGCCGAGTTTTGCCGCCCATGCTCTGCCGGGACCGGAATAGTTGAAGGCAAAGGTTGCCATTACTTTTTTGAGGTCTTTTTTATCTATGGCTATTCCGTTGATGACCTGCGCCTGAAGGGAGGCGAGACCTGAGAGGGTGGCGATGACAGTTTGATTTGTGTTGAAGCCATTTTGTAATTCGGGGATGGTGGCGATGAATGTGGAATTGTCGGTTCCTACTTTTGCTACAGTTCCAAACATGTTGAAACGGGCTTCTTGTTGTGAGTTCATGTCAGTTGGTTTTTTATTGTTTTGTGCAGATAAAACAATAACAATGCCATTATGATTGTGTTGAAAGTTTTCGTTAGGATTGAACAGACACTCATAGCCTTTTGATAAGGTTAGATTTCTTATAGTTGAGTATGGATTAT
Protein-coding regions in this window:
- a CDS encoding carboxypeptidase regulatory-like domain-containing protein — protein: MNSQQEARFNMFGTVAKVGTDNSTFIATIPELQNGFNTNQTVIATLSGLASLQAQVINGIAIDKKDLKKVMATFAFNYSGPGRAWAAKLGNDEIFQALNISISKIRETLDGLAAPIAQNMYNISNANAATLIPFGLTAAMLGELLASINDYTAIVPLTGGAINNRQTYTQNIDDVIKKHLLFLERQLDSLVVAQSNANPDFVSTYKNSREIIDPPKHSTTFKILVLEQTATPRTTQPAPIEGAKVQAVNTAKVAFTDASGNTELKEFRKGIYSILVTSPNHTPVQQDNISIGLGQTKTLTFSLPLLTPPPPQPA